Below is a genomic region from Phytohabitans houttuyneae.
GTGCACTGTGGACGGCCACGCCTGCCGGTGGTCACCCAGCCGCACCCGCTCGGCCAGCCACACCCCGAGGACGAAGCCCAACACAAGACCCACGATGGGTACCACGAAAAAGCCCACCAGGCCGAGGACCCCGCCCACCAGCAGCGTGCGGTTTGGCACCCCGGAGCGTTTGAGGTTGCGGCCCGGCCACAGGTACTTGACCGCGGTGCCGCCCGCCGCCAGCCCGGTGGCGACGGCGAGGACCAGCCACTTCGGCCAGCCCGCGTCGGAGAGCAGCGCCCAGGCCAGCACGCCGAGCCAGCACAGCAGCAGGCCGGGCAGCACCGGCACCACCACGCCGACGATGCCCGCGGCGATGGCGAGGCCGCACAGCAGCGTGACGGTGGAGTTCGTGTCGGTGAGTTCCACGCCGTCAAGCCTGCCGCACGCGGGCCACCTTCGCTGGGTGAGCGGCTACGGCCTGTCGCTGACCTCGCGCAGGCGGCGGTACGCCTCGAAGCCGTCCGGCACCCACTCCCACTCGGCCAGCCGCTGGTCCAGCTCCTCCTCGGTGAGGAAGGCGTGCCAGTCGACCTCCTCCGGCTGCGGCCGCACCGGACCGTCGATCCGCACCTCGTAAATGGCGGACCACCACGTGTGCTGCGGCGTCTCGTACAGGAACCGGAACAGCGGCACCGGCGCGAGCGGCCCCTCGACGCCCAGCTCCTCGGCCGCCTCGCGGGCGGCGGCCGCGTCGTAGGTCTCGCCGGCGCCGACCACCCCGCCGACGAACATGTCGTACAGCGACGGGAAGACAAGCTTCCGCGCGGTGCGGCGGTGCACGAAGATCCGCCCCTGCGGGTCGCGGGCGAGCACGAAGGCGGCGCGGTGGCGCAAGCGGTTCGCGTACACCTCGCGGCGCGGCGCCTGCCCCACCACCACGTCGTGCTCGTCGACCACGTCCAGGATCTCGTCTTCGGAGAGCGGCGCTTCGTCGGTCACGTTCAGATCGTAAGCGAGCGGCGTACCGTGGCGACCCGCTCCGCCAACGGCCCCGCCGGCACCTCGACGAGCGTGTAGCCGAG
It encodes:
- a CDS encoding NUDIX domain-containing protein; protein product: MTDEAPLSEDEILDVVDEHDVVVGQAPRREVYANRLRHRAAFVLARDPQGRIFVHRRTARKLVFPSLYDMFVGGVVGAGETYDAAAAREAAEELGVEGPLAPVPLFRFLYETPQHTWWSAIYEVRIDGPVRPQPEEVDWHAFLTEEELDQRLAEWEWVPDGFEAYRRLREVSDRP
- a CDS encoding DUF456 domain-containing protein; this encodes MELTDTNSTVTLLCGLAIAAGIVGVVVPVLPGLLLCWLGVLAWALLSDAGWPKWLVLAVATGLAAGGTAVKYLWPGRNLKRSGVPNRTLLVGGVLGLVGFFVVPIVGLVLGFVLGVWLAERVRLGDHRQAWPSTVHALKAAGLSMLIELAAALAIAAAWGGGLLVT